Within the Chlorocebus sabaeus isolate Y175 chromosome 19, mChlSab1.0.hap1, whole genome shotgun sequence genome, the region GGCAGAGGGGGAAGTTAGTCATACATTAGGTTGTATGGCTCGTTTGGGGGaaaggggttctggtttctatgacccaTCCTGAGGAAGAGGGATTCTAGTCTCTATGGCTGGCCTCAGGGCAGAATGAGGGGCCAgagaaaggagggcaggagaattTCAGAGAGAAACTTTTCCGTACGGGTGACACAGACCCCCACCTCCAGGCCTGAAAGCACCAGGACCAGGAGGAAAAGCAAACCCCACTCAAGGAGGTGGCAGCAGAGCACAGATGAAAACAACGCTGCAAAATTCGTGTCTAGCCTTTGGAGCAGACCAGACCGGATACACAGTTTCAGCTGACGGGAGCCGGTCCCTGGCTGGTGctaccctcctccccaccctggcCTGGAGTCCTGCAGCACGCCCCAGAAACAGTGCCAGCAGCTAGGCCTGATGAAGTGGTGCCCGGCCGTGCAGACACGGCTGGTTGGAGGAAGCCCTGAACAGGACCACGTTATGACTGTCATGGGGCCTTcatccactaaaaaaaaaaaaagtaaaaattgtatattatGCCCGCATGGCTAAAAAGATTAATATAACCAGGCTGGGCTGCTTGTAAATTAGTGAcatgttttcttctggttttaatagaaattaagacatttttgTGGGCCCACAGTGTGCCTCAGGCACAGTGCCTGCTGAGCCAAATGTGGATGTgggctctgcctctggggttggTGTCAGGAAACTCCAGCTTCTTCCCTTGCAGGATCAGCAAGGGGTCGCTCTGGCTTTCCCCATGGCAAAGACCCTTCCCATGGGCACCTGCACACACCCCAGGCCTCCTCCTTGCCAAGGCAGGGATTCCCCTGCCACCTTCTGAGGAGGGCAGCCCAGCAAATGAGCCAGCTGCATGGGTGGGAGTTGGTGACTGTTCTTCATTTTCCGCAATGGCTCGGTTTTTGCTCCAACTTATTGGAGCCATGAGGTGCCCAGTATTTGGTTCAACATTATTCTGGGtttgtctgtgaaggtgtttccagaagagatcaGCCTCATTTAACTTTCTCTCCCACAAGGTGTTTAAATCCAGCTACCTTGCTCCCTGATCCAGACCTTACCACACCTGTCCATGACTGCCAAGAACTGTTAGAGACTATGGAAACTGGCCGACCTGATCTCCAAGATGTGCCTTTCAAGGAGGCAGACGCCACCGTGTTTACAGATGTTAGCAGCTTCCTCGAGCAGGGAGTTTGAAGGGCTGGTGCAGCCGTCACTACGGACACAGATATACCGTAGGCCCAAGCACTGCCAGCAGGTGCCTCGGCACAGAGGGTTGAGTTGATTGCCCTCACTCAGGCCCTCCGATGGGGTAAGGACAAGCGTATTAACATTTACACTGACGGCAGCTATGCTTTCACTACTGTGCCTGTACACGGAGCCGTCTACCAAGAGTGTGGCTACTCACCTCAGCAGGAAAGGCTatcaagaacaaagaagaaattttgGCCCTGCTTGAAGCTGTTTGGCTCCCTCAACAGGTGGCTGTAAttcactgcaaaggacatcaaAAAGAAGACATGGCCGTTGCCCGTGGTAGCCAAAGAACCGACTCTGCAGCCCGGGAGGCAGCTGGACTCCCAGTCGCGCCTCTGACCCTGCCGCCTGCAGTGTCCTTTCTGCAACCTGACTTGCCGGATCACCCAGAATATGACCCAGAGGAGGAAAAACAGGCTTTGGATCTTCAGGCCAGTAAAAATCAGGAAGGTTGGTGGATTCTTCCTGATTTCAGAATCGTTATACCCCGAGTTCTTGGGGAAACTTTAATCAGTCGTCTGCATTCTACCACCCGTTTAGGAGGAGTAAAACTGGTTCAGCTTCTGAGGAGCTGTTTCGACATCCCCCACCTTCAGAGGCTCCGCAGGGTCGGCCAAGCACCATATCGCCCGTGTGGCTGTGGGAAGGTGATGCCCCAGAGGGAGGGCGGTGGCGGCCTGTCCTTAGCCACTCTGTAGAGGCCAGGCTCCCTTTTTCCCTACCGGATCCTGGGCTGCCTGGCTGGGTGACACATCTAGTCTCCGCATGGTCTATAGTGGAGAAGGAGGCAGCGCCGGCAGGTCCGTGCCCTCCCCGCCATCCTGAGCCCCAACACCGTGTTGGGAGGAGTGGAGTATCCCACCCCTGCAGGGGCTCAGGGGAGGACGGCGTGGAGGGTCGGCTTCTGGAGGCTGCAGGAGGTCCCAGGAGCCCACCGGACGACAGGATCACCTTCCTTGCTAAGAAGCTAaggccaaggaggaggaggagggggtccCTGACGAGGAGGGCTGGGTGAAGGTGACCCGCCGGGGCCGGCGGCCTGTGCTCCCCCGGACTGAAGCAGCCAGCCTGCGGGTGCTGGAGAGGGAGAGACGGAAGCGCGCCCGAAAGGAGCTGCTCAACTTCTATGCCTGGCAGCACCGGGAGAGCAAGATGGAGCGTAAGCCACACCCAGCCCATCCTCAGGCCCCTCGGCCTTGGCCCCAGCCTTGGATGAGGCTTCTGGCCAGGGCTCCTGACAGCGGGCACTGAACCTGCTGGTCGCAGAGGGAGGGCGTCCCTAAGCACAGGGCTCCCACTAGGCTCTGGAAAGAGGCCCAGCCTGGCAGCACCCTGTGTGGCGGTCCCCCATCACCCCCCGGGGCAGATGCATTTGCTCAGTGGGTGGGACCCTGGGTCATCAGTGCCCACCTCTGAGCTCCTGTGCACTTAGTGCTGGCGCTCGTCAGCCTCCAGCCAGCAAGGAGTTCGAGTGCAGAGGGGGCCTCTGAACCCACTGTGGGTGCAGGGAGGGTGCTGCAGAGTATGTGTGttggagtggtggtggtggtgtgtgtgtctgtgtctgtgtgtgctgtCAGGTGGCCCTGAACagcgcctgtgtgtgtgtgtgtggtgtgtttggggtgtgtgtgtggtggtgtgtgtgggtgtgcgggtgtgtgtggtggtgtgtttggtgtgtgtgggtgtgtgggtgtgcaggtgtgtgtggtgtgtgggtgtgtgtgatgtgtgtgggtgtgccggtgtgtgtgggtgtgtggcggtgtgtgtggggtgtgtgtgggtgtgcgggtgtgtggcggtgtgtgtgcgggtgtgtggcggtatgtgtgtggtgtgtgggggtgggcGGGTGTGCGGTAGTGTGTGTGGGTGTACGGGGGTGTGTGTATGGTGGTGTGTGTAGGTGTGCgcgtgtgagtgtgggtgtgcaggtgtgtggtgtgtgtgggtgtgcgggtgtgtggcagtgtgtgtgtggtgtgtgtgggtgtgcgggTGTTtggcggtgtgtgtgtgtggtgtgtgggggtgtgcgGGTGTGCGGTAGTGTGTGTGGGTGTACGGgggtgtctgtgtggtgtgtgtgtggtgtgtgggggtgtgcgggtgtgtgtggtgtgtggcggtgtgtgtgtgggtgtgcgggtgtgtggcggtgtgtgtgtgggtgtgcgggtgtgtggcagtgtgtgtgtggtgtgtgtgggtgtgcgagtgtgtggtggtgtgtgtggtgtgtgggtgtgcgggtgtgtggcggtgtgtggtgtgtgtgggtgtgtgggtgtgtggcggtgtgtgtgtggtgtgtgtgggtgtgcgggtgtgtggcggtgtgtgtgtggtgtgtgggtgtgtgtgtgatgtgtgtgggtgtgccggtgtgtgtgggtgtgcgggtgtgtggtggtgtgtgtgtggtgtgggggggtgtgcgggtgtgtgggtgtgtgtaggtgtgcgggtgtgtgtgggtgtgtatgtatgtgtggttgtgtgtgggtatgcgggggtgtgtgtgtggtgtgggtcaGGTGGCCTGCACAGGACCCTCTCCTGGCTGTGCACCTGATCACCTGTGACCCACTCCTGGTGCTGCGGCTGAGCCTCCTGTCCCACTGCCTGGTGTCCCTGTCTACAGGACAGCTTCCCTGTGGGCCCAGGAGAGGAGTCTCCTTGCCCTGCCTAGGGCACAGGGAGGGGCTCTGCAGCAGGCCCTGAGCCATCCGTCCAGTCACTGGTGCTTTCCCTGCCTCGCTGGCCCTCTTGGCTCCCACTTGTGCTTGCTCTAGACCCTCAGCTTCCCCCTCCATGCCACCAGTCTGCCACTGACCTGGGCCACCCGGTGACCAGAGTTACCATCGGCATTCACCAGCACTAGGGGTGGGGTCCCTTTACCGAGTCTCAGGGTCACTCCAGGCCAAGCGGTCAGgactccttccttcccccttgcgcAGGGGTCGGGGTGGGGGCAGATGCCTTTGCTTTGTTTCTAGGGCTTCATCTCCAGGCTCGGGGTGCCAGCGTCTCCCACTTTGGCCTTGCCCTTGGACTCGGCCTGCCGTCGGGTTGTTTCCTTCCAGGATCCAGACCCTGCCCCCAAAGCAGAGCTGGGAAAGGGGCTGGGTTGGTGGGGGAGACATGCCCCCCGCGCCCCACAATAACTGGGAGGAGGGGTGGGGCATGAGCAAGCCGGCTGTCCCGGGGACGTGCTGTCTGACCCTGCCCCGCGCCTCCTCTCGCCCCCAGATCTAGCGCAGCTGCGCAAGAAGTTCCAGGAGGACAAGCAGAAGATCGAGCTGGGGTGGGCCCAGCGCAAATTCTGACCTGACTGAGCCACCAGAGCCGCAGTGGATGGCTGTAGGTGCGGGGCCTGGAGGAACATGAGGCCAGGCAGGGCCTGCAGCCGTCTCTGAGAGGCCGAGCTCTGGGAAACGGGCCCCAGGTTGAGGCCACCCCGTCCACCAGCCCCATGAGAGTCCACACAGGCCAGGAGTGAAAGGCCAGGCCACCCCTCGGGTCTTGGGCTTCAGCAGTTCTGGGGACCTGGAAATGCCCAGAGGAGGACTTGCCACCTCCTGCCTCCACACCCTCCCGTCAAGGACCCTGCATGAATCCGCtctgttttcccttttccctcaATGGAAAAGCCCTTGATGGTAACAAAACAGCCTCAAAAGCAGTGAGAATGtgagaagtttttattttccacacAGTTGGGCAGCAGGGAAAGGCTAGGTGGCCCCAGCCCGCCCTTCCTGCAGCTGGCTGGAGGTTATTAGCCAGGAGACAGCAGCCCTCCGAACCCAGACTCTGTCTCCCTCTTGAGGTCACAGATGTTGaagttggagtctcactccttCCCCTGACTACACCCTAGGCTGGGCATCAAGACCAGTGAGGCCTGTCCCCACAGGCCTGGCCTTGTTGCGGGGCTCGGGAACTCACATTCCCAGTGTTGAGTCTGGCAGCACGAGGTCTTCATAGTTCCAGGCCCAGAGCTACAGGTAGGCTGTGAGCATGTGTTTGTGCTGTAAGAAGGAGCTGATGATACTGGCCACGTGCTGGGGTTCGCTCATGTGGACACAGTGATTGCCTGGGACTTCCACAAACTGGAACCgctggagaagggagagggtgTGTGGTGAGGTGTGGCCAGAGGAGCCTAGGGAGCTCCTTAGGCCCTTGGGGTCAGGGCCCTCCCACAGCCTTCAGGCTCCCTGCAGGGCAGGAGCGGCTCCCATGGTGAGTTTCCCGCACACTCTACACCTTGGAGCCCGGTCAGTCCATAGCACCCCAGAAGGTATGTGAGCCCTGGGGACTTGGAGGCCTCCCAGCTGAGTTGCGAAGTTGCACGTCAGGGACAGGGCGGGGCCGAGGCCAGGGTTGCTGTGATTGTATTAGAGGAGGTCCCCGTGAGAAAAAATAATCAGATGGGGGCGTGAGCAGCCTGCAGACTTGTGCCTGCCTTCAAGAAGCCAGACGGGAAGGCCCTGTCTGCCTTGGCTTGACCAGGCGACCGGCCAGCCACAGGTACGCTTCTTCCCTTTGTGACAACGCCAGGAAACCTGCAGAGGCCCCAGAGTCAGGTGTTTGTGGGTAAGTGACCGTGAATCACCAGGTGCTCCCAGGAACCCGGTCACAGCCACCCCCACCTACAGCCAGCACACCCACTGGCGCGATGGGTGCGGAGGGAAGAGGCAGCCAGGTGTTCTGCTGTGGTTTGGGAGCCTATAAAATGTGAGActaggctgagcacggtggctcctgTCTGCAAAAggagcacttcgggaggccaagtcgggcagatcgcctgaggtcaggagtttgagaccagcctggccaacatggtgaaatcccatctctgaaaaatataagaattagctgggcatggtggcaggtgcctgtaatcccagctactcaggaggctgaggcacgagagtctcttgaacccgggaggcgtaggttatagtgagccaagatcttgccactgcactccagcctgggcaacagagtgagactccatctcaaaaaaaaaaaaaaaaaaagcggggggactattagctgggcatgatggtgtgcacctgtagtcccagctactcaggaggctgaggtgggaggatcacttgagccctggagtttgaggctgcagtgagccatgattgagccacggcactccagcctgagcaacagaatgagaccctgtctcaaaacataaaataaaaactgtgggACTGCCTCTAGCAGTTGGGTCACCTAATTGTGTCTGGCCCAGGAAGGAGGGTGGGTACTCGAGGACGATAAAAGAATCTCCCCACCAAAGGTCTCTGTTTCCTGAATTCTGATGACATGTGTCCCCAGGCCTCTAGGGACTGACCACAGTGGAGCGTGAGGCCTGAGAGATCCTGGTGGTCACTTGTTGGGCCTGGGGCCAGACCAGGGGTCTTCCCAGTGCACGAGAAGAGATGGGTGAGGTGGGACCAGAGTGGGTGACAGTGGCCGGACACCAGCTGCCTGAGCCCGCCTTACCTCTTTGAGGGTGGACTTCAGCATGTGTATCATGAATGACAGGGACTCCTTGCTATAGTAACTCTCTCTTCTCACATCAAAATATCCGTGGACTGCTCTGGAAAGTGAGGAGTTGGGGTTGTTGGGGTTCATCTTAGAACCGCCTCCCAGCACTGCCCTCATCCTGCCCTGGGTTCAGGCCTCTGAGGAGAAACCAAAGCCTGGGCTACCCCACCTCCCACAGCCGGGTCCCTTGACCCTGGCTTGGATTTGAGGTTCAGTTAATCTCAGCTCACACTCGGCTGGCAAAGCCAGGTGCAAGCGAGTGCTTAAGGTACAGCCCTGCTGGGGCGCAGGGAGTTCAGGACTTGGCCACAGTCACAGGCCTgaatagcagagctgggatctgaacaGGCTCTGGAGTCCACACTTGCTCTGAGAGAATTTACGTCTTACAATCCTCCCATTGAAAGTCTACAATCCCGTGGTTTTTAATACGTTGAGTTGTGAGACCATCGTCAcaattacagaacattttcatcacccccagtGAAGTCCCGAACCTCTGCGCTTTCAcaacccaccccccacccccacaggcTTCCGGTCCTGAGCAACCATGAACTGGCTTTGTCTCTGCAGTGTGTCCTCTTTGGACTTGAGCGTGAATGCAGTCATACAACACGTAGATGGTTGGGTCTGACTTCGTCTGCTTAGCGTGAAGGTTCATCCACGCTGGAGCCCATGTCTGTGCTtcgtttctttttatggctgaaaaatTGTCTGtggtgggccaggcacggtggctcatgcctgtaatcccagcactttgggaggctaaagtgggcggatcatggggtcaggagatggagatcagtctggccaacatggtgaaacctcgtctctactaaaaatacaacagtcaggcatggtggcgggcacctgtagtcccagctactcgggaggctgaggcaggacaatcgcctgaatccgggaggcagaggttgcagtgagctgactttGTGCTCACTGGTCATGGAGCCTTACCTGGGCATGCCCCCCGCTGACACCTGTGGAAAGGTGTGGGACGGCCCTGGCCCATCCCCGCTGCCTGAGCCCTTCCCTCCTCTGACCTTCCTCCTTCCATGACCCTGCTGCCAGGGGGGCTTCCCGAAAAAGATCTTGAGCCTCAGCGGTGTGGTCAACAGAGAACTTGGAGCCTCATGCCACGGCTCCCTCCCAGAGATTCCTGGCGCCCATGTGTCTTTTGGGGGTGACTGAAGCGCACTTGGTCCAGACTCACTTGATGAACAGGACGTGGGCCTGCAGCTTCCTGATGGAATGCGCATACAGCTCCCTGCTGAGGAAGTCAGCACCCTGCTCCGGCTGCAGAGACAAAAAAATCATGCTGAATCCTCATCACAAGGCACAGGCACTCTCGTGGGCCCAAAACCCATGTCTGTTGGGGCGGCTAAGCCCTGGTACGGGCACCTTAACCATCCACCCTGGGTCCAAGCCCAGGACCCCAGCACATCACCGCCTCATTGAAGGCTCTTTAGCCCCTGGTGGCCAGAGACTCCTGCCCTCTCCAAGTCTGTTCTCCACTTTTCCTGGGTTCGTGGCTACCCAGCCTGACTCCATTTCCCATATTCCTTTGCCACTGGGTATGGCTGTGTGATTAAAGGCAGGGAAGTGACTTGGGCCACTTCTGGGCCTGGATTTTAGGACTGAGGTGTGGCCCTTCCACACCCCTTTCCCAGTCCGTAGGCTGCACCTCACGCTGTCCCCTGCCAGCCTGGGACAAGCTTCTTGCCAGGAGGAAGAAACTTGCTGGGACCACAGTGCAGGATGGGCACTCCATCATGGCCCCTGCCGGCCTCCTCCGCAACCTGCCTGCCCTGTCTTGTGACAGTTTCACGTCTGGATGGTGGGGATGTGGCCAGCTCCAGTGAGGTGTGCTGTAGGTGTGACACGAAGCTGGATTTGGAAAACTTAGCATGCAAAATAATGCAATGAAGCTTTATGTTGATTACATCTGAAATCACATCGTGGatgttaaataaaaagaacaattgatagaggtttttttttttgggagacagacttttgttcttgttgcccaggctagagtgcaatggcacgacctcagctcaccgcaacctccacctacccagttcaaacgattctggattacaggctcccaccatcacacctggctaattttgtatttttagttgagatagagtttcaccatgttggtcaggcgggtcttgaactcccaacctctggtgatctgcccgcctcggcctcccaaagtgctgggattacaggcgtgagccaccgcaccaggccttttttttttttttttttagggggtgGCCTtggtgtcactcttgttgcccatgctgtgatagtgcacacctgtagtcctagctactcaggaggctgaggtgggaagatcacttgaacccagcagtttgaggctgtgtgagccatgattgagccatggcactccagtctgggtgacagagggagaccctgtctctaaaattaaaataaatagactgaacatggtggctcatgcctgtaatcccagcaccttgggaggccaaggcaggcagatcacctgaggtcaggagtttgagagtagcctggccaacatggtgaaatcccaactatactagaaatacaaaaattagccaggtgtggtagtaggtgcctgtaatcccagctacttgggggctgaggcaggagaattgcttgaacctgggaggcaaaggttgcagtgagctgagatcgtgccattgctctccagcctggctgacaagagcgagactctggatcaataaaaataataataataaaattaaagaaaaatagaacttttaaaacatgaaaaaaaaaaaaccgaatcACTACCTCACACCATGCTCAAGAACAAATCCCACATGGATCAAAGACAAACACATTAACATTCCCAGACCATTGGCTAACACCCTGGTCCAAGCCTCATCTCTTGGCCTGGGCCTGCGTAGCAGCTCTCAGCGTTCTCCCTGCAGTTAGAGCTTCCCCACCTCTAATGACAGTCTCACACGTGTCCAGTGTTCTACCATTTTTGAACAATCACAAAATAGCACAGGCCATGAGTACCTGAAGCAACAGCAGTGTGCGAGGCCACTCAACACACATGACCTCACCTAGTCTCGACAACAACCCTTCAAAGGCAGGCCCAGGGCGTGGCTCCCCTAGCCAAGCTGCTCAGAAAccagctgaatgaatgaaagtgcTTTCTTTCTGCACATGAGacaaccaaggctcagagagggtaagcaccttgcccaaggtcacacagcccctCAGTGGCAGAGATGGCCAAGTTTCTATTAATACAAGTGCTCCAGTGACACACTTCCAGGCTTCCAGATGGGACGCTGTTTTCTGAGAACTTTGTCATCCTGCCCCTCCCCTCTTCACAGCCTCTATTAGGAATCCCGCTCTCAACAGATGCACCGAGCTGACTTCCAGCTTTTCCCTGTGCAGCGGTCAGTGCCTGGAATGTCCCCCTCGTCACCTCACCTCCACTGACtctatttaatgccactgaagtgCACACTTACAAACGGTTAAGTTGACCATTATTATGTATTATGGTAcctatgtaattttcttttttttttttttgagatggagtctcactctgcgcccagactgcagtgcagtggtgcgatctcggctcactgcaatctctgcctcccattcaagcgattctcctgcctcagcctcctgagtagctaggattacaggcgtgtgccaccatgcctgttttgttttcagtttttttgtttgtttgtttgtttgttttttgtattttttagtagagaaggggttttactaTTTGGCTAAGctagtcgcaaactcctgacctcaggtgatccacctgcctcagcctcccaaagtgctgggattacaggtgtgagccaccacgctcggcatCTAATTTTCAAAAACGATAAAGATGCTAATAAGCAAACCGTGGCAGGGGGATGCAGAGGCAGCGGTACTCACCCAGGATAGCCTCTGGTCTCTGTTCAGAACCAGACCTGAAGGCGGAAGCACAAAGACAGCGGCGTCAATGCTGTCCGTCAGGCTCAGCGGATGCTCCGTGACTTTCCTGGAACCCCCCCAGGCCTTACCAGCCAGGGCTCGTTTCTCTCACCTGCCCCTGACGTCCTCAGCTGCCCAGGACTCCCT harbors:
- the LOC140709172 gene encoding putative ribosomal RNA-processing protein 7 homolog B; this encodes MARFLLQLIGAMRRSKTGSASEELFRHPPPSEAPQGRPSTISPVWLWEAKAKEEEEGVPDEEGWVKVTRRGRRPVLPRTEAASLRVLERERRKRARKELLNFYAWQHRESKMEHLAQLRKKFQEDKQKIELGWAQRKF